Proteins encoded in a region of the Streptomyces sp. NBC_01471 genome:
- a CDS encoding SpoIIE family protein phosphatase has protein sequence MSDISGATGDVVWQSSPPGSIYDYIRVASFSIGADGLVEQWSKRAEELFGVDARDAVGVDPVEVFLPPEVRGRGHGRVTEILDGKEWTGLVPFRMPDRPETQGLAELYVMPTETADGGRAAVCIIVDVRVLRHIETDLASSQAIFGQSPFGFLLFGPDLTVRRVNKRFAELFGDEVAEHRGRTVHDYLARAEADRMTVALKRVLETGRPVTDLQLIGSAPGSAERRHWSVNLYRVHSGAGVPIGVAGLGTDVTRRQVAAREAANARRNLALLNEAGARIGNSLDLETTARELLDVSVPGFCDLASVDLYQGLLAGDESPKGSADGSAELRRVAYASAVSDVLLKDSDDGPTLGAVHRYAFHSPCASALRTGKVRSVPGSPGSHVQSTLAVPMVAHDTVVGLVQFSRTKGSEPFGERDRSLAVELAARAAVCIDNARLYRREHERALILQRSLLPPGDPEAAGLDIACRYLPGNTASEVGGDWFDVIELPGHRTALVVGDVMGHGLRAAVAMGELRTAVRTLALLDLEPAEVLEALDEIARGLGTPSGTQQASRAAHKTREADLSEVYLATAVYAVYDPVTRRCTFANAGHLPPVLVEPGEQALLLDVPPGMPLGVGGEPFEEVEVEIPEGALLALYTDGLVESREHPLDEGLSAFRDALTHSERPLEDVCDHVLNTLDTQHGEDDIALLMARIQGLPSDAVGDWQLPREPRSVGRARELAREQLVAWGLDDLVDTTELLVSELVTNALRYGEGEIRLRLLLDRTLVCEVWDAGLVQPRRRRARDTDEGGRGLQLVGLLSAAWGSRRTPRGKTVWFELALPDGASAPELSVEQLLSMY, from the coding sequence GTGAGCGATATATCCGGTGCGACGGGCGATGTCGTATGGCAGAGCAGTCCGCCCGGTTCGATCTATGACTACATCAGGGTTGCGTCGTTCTCGATCGGGGCCGACGGGCTGGTGGAGCAGTGGAGCAAGCGGGCCGAGGAGCTGTTCGGAGTGGACGCCCGCGATGCCGTGGGCGTGGACCCGGTGGAGGTCTTCCTGCCTCCGGAAGTGCGCGGCAGAGGGCATGGCAGGGTCACCGAAATCCTCGACGGCAAGGAGTGGACCGGACTGGTCCCCTTCCGGATGCCGGACCGGCCGGAGACACAGGGGCTCGCCGAGCTCTATGTGATGCCGACGGAGACGGCCGACGGCGGACGGGCCGCCGTCTGCATCATCGTTGACGTCAGAGTGCTGCGGCACATCGAAACCGACCTCGCTTCCTCGCAGGCCATATTCGGCCAATCTCCTTTCGGGTTCCTGCTGTTCGGTCCGGACCTCACGGTGCGCCGGGTCAACAAGCGGTTCGCGGAGCTCTTCGGGGACGAGGTGGCGGAGCACCGCGGCCGTACGGTCCACGACTATCTCGCCCGCGCCGAGGCCGACCGGATGACCGTGGCGCTGAAGCGGGTCCTGGAGACAGGGCGCCCCGTCACCGACCTCCAGCTGATCGGCTCCGCGCCGGGCAGCGCCGAGCGCAGGCACTGGTCGGTCAACCTCTACCGCGTACACAGCGGGGCAGGTGTCCCCATCGGTGTCGCCGGCCTGGGCACCGATGTCACGCGCCGTCAGGTCGCGGCCCGCGAGGCCGCCAACGCCCGGCGCAACCTCGCCCTGCTGAACGAGGCGGGCGCCCGGATAGGGAACTCGCTCGATCTGGAGACCACCGCCCGGGAACTGCTCGACGTGTCCGTCCCCGGCTTCTGCGACCTGGCGTCGGTCGACCTGTACCAGGGGCTGCTGGCCGGGGACGAGTCCCCGAAGGGCAGCGCCGACGGCAGTGCGGAGCTGCGCCGCGTCGCCTATGCGAGCGCTGTGTCCGACGTCCTGCTGAAGGACTCGGACGACGGGCCGACGCTCGGCGCCGTCCACCGCTACGCCTTCCACTCGCCGTGTGCGAGTGCCCTGCGCACCGGCAAGGTGCGCTCCGTACCGGGCTCGCCCGGCAGCCACGTGCAGTCCACCCTCGCGGTGCCGATGGTCGCCCACGACACGGTCGTCGGCCTGGTGCAGTTCTCGCGTACGAAGGGGAGCGAGCCGTTCGGGGAGCGGGACCGTTCGCTGGCCGTGGAGCTGGCCGCGCGCGCCGCGGTCTGTATCGACAACGCCCGGCTCTACCGGCGCGAACACGAACGGGCCCTGATACTCCAGCGTTCCCTGCTGCCGCCCGGCGACCCCGAGGCGGCCGGGCTCGACATCGCCTGCCGCTATCTGCCCGGCAACACGGCGAGTGAGGTCGGCGGCGACTGGTTCGACGTCATCGAACTGCCCGGACACCGGACGGCGCTGGTCGTGGGCGACGTCATGGGTCACGGGCTGCGGGCCGCCGTCGCGATGGGGGAACTCCGCACCGCTGTGAGGACGCTGGCCCTGCTGGACCTGGAGCCCGCCGAAGTCCTCGAAGCGCTGGACGAGATCGCCCGTGGTCTCGGCACCCCGAGCGGGACCCAGCAGGCCTCGCGCGCCGCGCACAAGACACGCGAGGCCGACCTCTCCGAGGTCTACCTCGCGACCGCCGTCTACGCGGTGTACGACCCGGTCACCCGGCGCTGCACCTTCGCCAACGCCGGGCATCTGCCGCCCGTACTGGTCGAGCCGGGTGAGCAGGCGCTGCTGCTCGACGTGCCGCCCGGGATGCCGCTGGGTGTCGGGGGCGAACCGTTCGAGGAGGTCGAGGTCGAGATCCCCGAGGGCGCACTCCTCGCGCTCTACACGGACGGCCTGGTCGAGTCCCGGGAACATCCGCTGGACGAGGGCCTGAGCGCCTTCCGCGACGCCCTCACCCACTCGGAGCGCCCGCTTGAGGACGTCTGTGACCACGTGCTCAACACGCTGGACACCCAGCACGGCGAGGACGACATCGCCCTGCTGATGGCCCGTATCCAGGGTCTGCCGTCCGACGCGGTCGGCGACTGGCAGCTGCCCCGCGAACCGCGCTCGGTGGGCCGGGCGCGCGAGCTGGCCCGGGAGCAGCTGGTGGCCTGGGGCCTGGACGATCTGGTCGACACGACCGAACTCCTGGTCAGCGAACTGGTCACCAACGCCCTGCGGTACGGCGAGGGTGAGATAAGGCTCCGGCTGCTGCTCGACCGCACCCTGGTCTGCGAGGTCTGGGACGCGGGCCTGGTCCAGCCCCGCCGCCGCCGCGCCCGCGACACGGATGAGGGCGGTCGTGGTCTCCAGCTGGTCGGACTGCTGAGCGCGGCCTGGGGCTCACGCAGGACGCCGCGCGGGAAGACGGTCTGGTTCGAACTCGCCCTCCCGGACGGCGCGTCCGCGCCGGAGCTGAGCGTGGAGCAACTGCTGAGCATGTACTAG
- a CDS encoding TPM domain-containing protein — MTPHEPSARPRTAATAAPAAVAALAAALAAVCLVAAPVPVAHAAGPSVLPANGRIADRAIALGDRTEEAAAPAVSDSGSDRTPDMGNGALLVPLGLVVVVGGLAIYAYTVRRRRAEARTTPGSSAQQQGWGGAGTAGVPLSQLDAEAGKLLVGADDAIRTSTEELGFAAARFGDGAAEPFTAALTYARSELTTAFRLRQKLDDSYPEDDPARRQMLEEIIARCTEADRRLDEESESFDRLRDLERNAPEALTTAETAFRAVAGRTGAAESTFAALRQRYADSASAAVAGNIEQTKDRLLFATNSLNQARQAVDGGDNDRAAVHVRAAESAVGQATTLVDAVDRMAREAAEAEVRLSGALTGTDADLAAARTLLDGTAAGTSTADLQGRISRAETVTAGVRREQRAGRYDPVDALRRIEEADASLNKALDGTRRAAELLEPATLTARSTVGAAADYLTTHRGAVGCQARTRLAEAHRHLEQSGALADTDAQRAFSEAQQAGAMAGQAQYLAEQDVRTYENGHGWDPGGAVVGGIILGTVGGPARFGGSGTRGRMSSGH, encoded by the coding sequence GTGACGCCGCACGAGCCCTCCGCACGGCCGCGCACCGCTGCCACCGCCGCGCCCGCCGCCGTCGCCGCCCTGGCCGCCGCGCTCGCCGCGGTGTGCCTGGTGGCCGCTCCGGTGCCGGTCGCGCACGCGGCCGGCCCTTCGGTCCTCCCGGCGAACGGACGGATCGCCGACCGGGCGATCGCACTCGGCGACCGGACGGAGGAGGCGGCCGCCCCCGCCGTGTCCGATTCCGGCAGCGACAGGACCCCCGACATGGGCAACGGCGCCCTGCTGGTGCCGCTCGGGCTGGTGGTCGTGGTCGGCGGCCTGGCGATCTACGCGTACACCGTCAGAAGGCGGCGCGCCGAGGCCAGGACGACCCCCGGCAGCAGTGCGCAGCAGCAGGGCTGGGGCGGCGCAGGCACAGCGGGGGTACCGCTGTCACAGCTCGATGCCGAGGCCGGGAAGCTGCTGGTCGGGGCGGACGACGCGATCCGTACCAGTACCGAGGAACTGGGCTTCGCGGCGGCCCGGTTCGGGGACGGGGCGGCGGAGCCCTTCACGGCGGCGCTCACGTATGCCCGGAGCGAGCTGACCACGGCGTTCCGGCTGCGCCAGAAGCTCGACGACTCGTACCCCGAGGACGACCCGGCCCGGCGGCAGATGCTGGAGGAGATCATCGCGCGGTGCACGGAGGCCGACCGCCGGCTCGACGAGGAGTCGGAGAGCTTCGACCGGCTGCGTGACCTGGAGCGGAACGCCCCAGAGGCGCTGACAACCGCGGAGACCGCCTTCCGGGCGGTCGCGGGGCGCACCGGAGCAGCCGAGTCCACGTTCGCCGCGCTGCGCCAGCGGTACGCGGACTCGGCGTCGGCGGCGGTCGCCGGGAACATCGAGCAGACCAAGGACCGGCTGCTCTTCGCGACGAACAGCCTGAACCAGGCCCGGCAGGCGGTGGACGGCGGGGACAACGACCGGGCGGCGGTCCACGTGCGGGCGGCGGAGAGCGCTGTGGGCCAGGCGACCACACTCGTCGACGCGGTGGACCGGATGGCACGGGAGGCGGCGGAGGCGGAGGTCCGGCTGAGTGGTGCCCTCACCGGAACGGACGCGGACCTGGCGGCGGCCCGCACCCTGCTCGACGGCACCGCGGCCGGGACATCCACGGCCGACCTCCAGGGCCGGATCAGCCGGGCGGAGACGGTGACGGCGGGTGTGCGGCGGGAACAGCGGGCCGGACGGTACGACCCCGTCGACGCGCTGCGCCGGATCGAGGAGGCCGACGCCTCCCTGAACAAGGCACTGGACGGGACCCGCAGGGCCGCCGAACTCCTCGAACCGGCGACGCTGACGGCGCGTTCCACGGTCGGGGCGGCGGCCGACTACCTCACGACACACCGCGGTGCGGTGGGCTGCCAGGCCCGCACCAGGCTGGCCGAGGCCCATCGCCATCTGGAGCAGTCCGGCGCTCTCGCGGACACCGACGCCCAGCGCGCCTTCTCCGAGGCCCAGCAGGCCGGCGCGATGGCCGGCCAGGCCCAGTACCTCGCCGAGCAGGACGTACGAACGTACGAGAACGGGCACGGCTGGGATCCGGGCGGCGCGGTCGTCGGCGGGATCATTCTCGGCACGGTGGGCGGCCCCGCCCGTTTCGGCGGCAGCGGAACACGCGGCCGGATGAGCTCCGGCCACTGA
- a CDS encoding SPOR domain-containing protein, with the protein MTDNGNAMLPWQVIREDDNGNRYRVGRYATRDEAQKTADTLGARGHRQMYWIERVGQSVQ; encoded by the coding sequence ATGACGGACAACGGGAACGCCATGCTCCCGTGGCAGGTGATACGTGAGGACGACAACGGCAATCGCTATCGCGTCGGAAGGTACGCGACGAGGGACGAGGCGCAGAAGACCGCCGACACCCTCGGTGCCCGCGGGCACCGGCAGATGTACTGGATCGAACGCGTCGGTCAGAGCGTGCAGTAG
- a CDS encoding DUF397 domain-containing protein, with product MRSDLSAVRWRKSSYSNSDGGQCVEVADGCAEVVPVRDSKNPHGPVLAFAAAGWESFVSAVKHGDVRA from the coding sequence GTGCGATCCGACCTGAGCGCCGTCAGATGGCGCAAGAGCAGTTACAGCAACTCGGACGGCGGCCAGTGCGTCGAGGTGGCTGACGGCTGCGCCGAAGTCGTACCGGTCCGCGACAGCAAGAACCCGCACGGGCCGGTGCTCGCGTTCGCGGCGGCCGGCTGGGAGTCCTTCGTGTCGGCCGTGAAGCACGGAGACGTGCGCGCCTGA
- a CDS encoding (deoxy)nucleoside triphosphate pyrophosphohydrolase: MADRVVVGGALYDQGRLLAARRSAPPELAGRWELPGGKLEPGESADQALVRELREELGVETEPLERIPGEWPLGRGLVLHVWTARLISGEVRPLEDHDALRWLGPDEVDTVDWLDQDRPAVAEAARRLRAGLHG, from the coding sequence ATGGCTGATCGTGTCGTCGTGGGTGGAGCGTTGTACGACCAGGGGCGGCTGCTCGCCGCGCGCCGCAGCGCGCCGCCCGAACTCGCGGGGCGCTGGGAACTGCCCGGCGGGAAGCTGGAGCCGGGGGAGAGCGCGGACCAGGCGCTGGTGCGTGAGCTGCGTGAGGAACTGGGCGTCGAGACGGAACCGCTGGAGCGGATCCCCGGCGAGTGGCCGCTCGGCCGCGGCCTCGTGCTGCACGTGTGGACCGCACGGCTGATCTCGGGTGAGGTGCGTCCGCTGGAGGACCATGACGCGCTGCGCTGGCTCGGGCCGGACGAGGTCGACACCGTGGACTGGCTCGACCAGGACCGCCCCGCCGTGGCGGAGGCGGCGCGCCGCCTGAGGGCCGGGCTGCACGGGTGA
- a CDS encoding ATP-binding protein gives MIGLIDTEGGCAEWTFPAEPDAVRVARRAVRDTLRSWELDGAFEDVAMLLVSELVTNSMRHASGPIGVKVARLDQATLRVEVSDPLPDPPRERTAGPDDEGGRGLQLVACSAQRWGTARGRSGKTVWFELAQPG, from the coding sequence GTGATCGGCTTGATCGACACCGAAGGCGGATGCGCCGAGTGGACCTTCCCCGCCGAGCCCGACGCCGTACGCGTCGCGCGCCGGGCGGTTCGGGACACTCTGCGCAGCTGGGAACTCGACGGCGCCTTCGAAGACGTCGCCATGCTGCTCGTGAGTGAGCTGGTGACCAACTCGATGCGGCACGCGTCCGGACCGATCGGGGTCAAGGTCGCGCGACTGGATCAAGCCACGCTCCGGGTGGAGGTTTCCGATCCGCTTCCGGATCCGCCCCGCGAGAGGACGGCAGGACCCGACGACGAGGGCGGCCGTGGGCTGCAGCTCGTGGCCTGCTCGGCGCAGCGTTGGGGGACGGCGCGCGGCAGATCGGGCAAGACGGTGTGGTTCGAGCTGGCTCAGCCTGGTTAG
- a CDS encoding isochorismatase family protein: MTATTLDTRTALILVDLQKGIVGLPTVHPAAEIVERAARLADAFRAHDLPVVLVRVTGGAPGRNESPAGQGTPPADWADLVPELKQQDSDIVVTKQTWGAFYGTDLDMQLRRQGVTQVVLAGIATAIGVESTARSAQEHGYHVTVATDAVTDMDPEAHRNAVERIFPRLGETDTTDAVIKLLG; the protein is encoded by the coding sequence ATGACAGCCACCACCCTCGACACCCGCACCGCGCTGATCCTCGTCGACCTCCAGAAGGGCATCGTCGGCCTGCCGACCGTGCACCCCGCCGCCGAGATCGTCGAGCGTGCCGCGCGGCTGGCCGACGCCTTCCGCGCGCACGACCTGCCGGTCGTCCTCGTACGGGTCACGGGCGGTGCGCCCGGCCGCAACGAGTCGCCCGCCGGGCAGGGCACGCCCCCGGCGGACTGGGCCGACCTGGTCCCCGAACTGAAGCAGCAGGACAGTGACATCGTCGTCACCAAGCAGACCTGGGGCGCCTTCTACGGCACCGACCTCGACATGCAGCTCCGCCGCCAGGGCGTCACCCAGGTCGTGCTGGCCGGGATCGCCACGGCCATCGGCGTCGAGTCGACGGCCCGCTCGGCGCAGGAGCACGGGTACCACGTGACCGTCGCCACCGACGCCGTCACCGACATGGACCCGGAGGCCCACCGCAACGCCGTCGAGCGGATCTTCCCGCGCCTCGGCGAGACGGACACCACCGACGCGGTCATCAAGCTGCTCGGCTGA
- a CDS encoding helix-turn-helix domain-containing protein: MPQRRLVTSRSKEPRQRFAEELRKLRAQRGDSLRQLGDRLGWDYSLFGKMEKGETLGGPEVVQALDHYFGTQGMLLVLWELASGDLRQFRERYRRYMELESDASSLWHFAVGLLPGLLQTEAYAREVLAAGRLRGEEIEKQVMARLTRRELLDGDDAPQFRSILSETVLRTPLRDNAAWREQLAHLAEMAQRPRIVLQVLLHSAGPHSLAHTDVMFLRVREGRTVAYVESASKGDLLEAPAPVEELQQMYDSVRDLALSPGESRNHILRLLEEVPCDPT, translated from the coding sequence ATGCCGCAGCGACGCCTCGTCACCAGCCGCAGCAAGGAGCCGCGTCAGCGGTTCGCGGAGGAGCTACGGAAGCTGCGCGCCCAGCGCGGTGACAGCCTGCGGCAGCTCGGCGACCGGCTCGGCTGGGACTATTCGCTGTTCGGGAAGATGGAGAAGGGCGAGACGCTGGGCGGGCCCGAAGTGGTCCAGGCGCTCGACCACTACTTCGGCACGCAGGGGATGCTGCTCGTCCTGTGGGAGCTGGCTTCGGGCGACCTCCGGCAGTTCCGTGAGCGGTACCGGCGGTACATGGAGCTTGAGTCGGATGCATCCAGCCTGTGGCACTTCGCTGTGGGACTGCTTCCGGGGCTCCTTCAGACCGAGGCGTACGCGCGCGAAGTGCTGGCTGCCGGACGGCTTCGCGGAGAAGAGATCGAGAAGCAGGTGATGGCTCGGCTGACCCGCCGGGAGCTGTTGGACGGGGACGACGCGCCCCAGTTCCGTTCCATCCTCTCGGAGACGGTGCTCCGAACTCCGTTGCGGGACAACGCCGCCTGGCGGGAGCAGTTGGCACACCTGGCCGAGATGGCCCAGCGCCCCAGAATCGTCCTGCAAGTACTGCTCCACAGCGCAGGCCCCCACAGCCTGGCCCACACGGACGTGATGTTTCTGCGGGTGAGGGAGGGACGTACGGTCGCCTACGTCGAGAGCGCCAGCAAGGGCGATCTGCTGGAGGCACCGGCACCTGTTGAGGAACTCCAGCAAATGTACGATTCGGTACGTGACTTGGCGCTGTCCCCGGGCGAGTCGCGTAATCACATTTTGCGCCTGTTGGAGGAAGTACCGTGCGATCCGACCTGA
- a CDS encoding GntR family transcriptional regulator, with protein sequence MTFGEQPAYLRVASDLRQKITDGSLPPHTRLPSQARIREEYGVSDTVALEARKVLMAEGLVEGRSGSGTYVRERLAPRRIARSGYRLPEGATPFRQEQADESVHGTWESSSEQDVADADIALRLDIPPGGRVMRTRYVYRDAGETMMLSTSWEPLGITGRTPVMLPEEGPLGGCGVVERMAAIDIVVDNVVEEVGARPGLAEELLALGGVPGHVVVVISRTYYASGRAVETADIVVPADRYRIAYHLPVK encoded by the coding sequence GTGACTTTTGGTGAGCAGCCGGCCTATCTGCGCGTCGCGAGTGATCTTCGGCAGAAGATCACCGACGGCTCGCTGCCACCGCACACGCGACTGCCCTCACAGGCCCGCATCCGCGAGGAGTACGGGGTCTCCGACACGGTCGCCCTCGAAGCGCGCAAGGTGCTGATGGCCGAGGGACTGGTCGAGGGCCGCTCCGGATCGGGTACGTACGTCCGGGAGCGCCTTGCCCCGCGCCGCATCGCCCGCTCCGGCTACCGGCTGCCCGAGGGGGCGACGCCGTTCCGCCAGGAGCAGGCCGACGAGAGCGTGCACGGCACCTGGGAGTCCAGCAGCGAGCAGGACGTCGCGGACGCCGACATCGCGCTGCGGCTCGACATCCCCCCGGGCGGGCGGGTGATGCGCACGCGGTACGTCTACCGCGACGCAGGCGAAACGATGATGCTGTCCACCTCCTGGGAGCCCCTGGGGATCACCGGGCGCACCCCGGTGATGCTCCCCGAGGAGGGCCCGCTCGGCGGCTGCGGCGTCGTCGAGCGGATGGCCGCGATCGACATCGTCGTGGACAACGTCGTCGAGGAGGTCGGCGCCCGGCCCGGTCTGGCCGAGGAGCTGCTCGCTCTCGGCGGGGTGCCCGGTCATGTGGTGGTCGTCATCTCCCGTACGTACTACGCCTCGGGGCGGGCGGTGGAGACGGCGGACATCGTCGTCCCGGCCGACCGGTACCGCATCGCGTACCACCTGCCGGTGAAGTGA